A DNA window from Candidatus Protochlamydia naegleriophila contains the following coding sequences:
- a CDS encoding glycine C-acetyltransferase, giving the protein MDTSFLTHIENQLEELKTQGLYKQEREITSPQDAEITVAGSKKVLNFCSNNYLGLANHSSVIRAAMESYSHYGFGLSSVRFICGTQTVHKELERRLSHFLGTDETILYCSCFDANGGLFETLLGPEDAVISDALNHASIIDGIRLCKAKRLRYDNNNMKSLEEQLKEAKDSRFRLIATDGVFSMDGTIADLHAICDLADEYQALVMVDDCHAVGFMGAKGRGTSEFCDVMGRVDLITGTLGKALGGALGGYTSGRKPLIDWLRQRSRPYLFSNTLAPSIAAASLKVLDLIEGSDDRRERLQANSRYFRERMTSLGFNLVPGSHPIIPVMLGDAKLAQEFAARMLEEGVYVIGFAYPVVPQGKARIRTQMCANHTQADLDRALQAFEKVGKDLKVIS; this is encoded by the coding sequence ATGGATACATCATTTCTTACACATATTGAAAATCAACTAGAAGAACTTAAAACTCAGGGCTTATATAAGCAAGAAAGAGAAATCACATCACCGCAAGATGCAGAAATTACCGTTGCAGGCAGCAAAAAAGTGTTAAACTTTTGCTCCAACAACTACTTAGGCCTTGCTAATCACAGCTCCGTCATTCGGGCAGCGATGGAAAGTTATTCTCACTATGGCTTTGGCCTCTCCTCAGTCCGCTTTATCTGCGGCACACAAACGGTTCACAAGGAGTTAGAAAGACGTCTTTCACATTTTTTGGGAACAGATGAAACGATCCTTTATTGTTCTTGCTTTGATGCCAATGGAGGCCTCTTTGAAACGCTGCTTGGACCAGAAGATGCCGTCATCAGCGACGCGTTAAATCACGCCAGCATTATTGATGGAATCCGGCTATGTAAAGCCAAACGTCTGCGCTACGACAACAACAATATGAAGAGTTTGGAAGAACAGCTTAAAGAAGCTAAAGACTCCCGCTTCCGCTTGATTGCGACCGATGGGGTCTTTTCAATGGACGGAACCATTGCCGATCTCCATGCCATTTGCGATTTAGCCGATGAATATCAAGCTCTCGTCATGGTTGATGACTGCCACGCAGTTGGCTTCATGGGAGCCAAAGGTCGGGGCACATCAGAATTTTGCGATGTCATGGGACGCGTCGACTTGATAACGGGAACTCTCGGTAAAGCACTTGGAGGCGCATTGGGCGGCTACACTTCCGGACGCAAACCCCTGATCGACTGGCTACGGCAGCGCTCCCGCCCCTATCTGTTCTCCAATACATTGGCTCCAAGCATCGCCGCCGCTTCATTAAAAGTGCTCGACCTCATCGAAGGCTCAGACGACAGACGCGAGCGCCTCCAAGCAAACAGTCGCTATTTCCGTGAACGAATGACAAGCCTTGGCTTTAACCTCGTTCCTGGCTCCCACCCCATTATTCCCGTCATGCTGGGAGATGCTAAGCTCGCACAAGAATTTGCTGCTCGCATGCTCGAAGAAGGTGTTTACGTCATAGGCTTTGCCTATCCCGTCGTTCCCCAAGGAAAAGCTCGCATTCGCACTCAAATGTGCGCCAACCATACGCAGGCGGACTTGGATCGAGCCCTTCAAGCCTTCGAAAAAGTGGGCAAAGACCTTAAGGTCATTTCCTAG
- a CDS encoding ABC transporter permease produces the protein MFELSVACKYLIPRRRQLSVSIISLISVLVITLVVWLIVVFFSVTDGLEKNWIHKLTALTAPVRITPTDAYYNSYYYQVDSLSENSGYSHKTIREKKEFALDDPYNPDYDEEIPSHWPTPDRQPDGSLKNLVHLAYASIDELQGISGLKAQDFELTAGHIRIRLLRDMAVMHAHNLYGGTTQSYLAYPSYLGNFESDNPNLGQTLLPLEAKDLNNYLQLIAIAESTKEDQADEKVLFNADTVQKRLKAFFDQVTVNQLQARSFGWTIPRSLLPTTGKWEGCAVLKEQTVLRVVIPSNSSSCSDIKKALEEQGLSVLKGQLNLDQGVLTFTQPDQAIHSLSKRIPITFAAGTPFSAHLVTDSLEQAKKLDDIKFEVELPLQGDILKGVVPFRGLEIASAQFSFSYPDNASTTPFWIHQNLPSLRYTLPKDSDVGEGIVLPKSFREAGVLAGDRGHLSYFAATASLLQEQHLPVYVAGFYDPGIIPIGGKFILASPEATSIIRASHQQDDKAALTNGINIRFDRLEQAEEVKTQLLKAFQAKGISRYWDVQTYREYEFTKEILQELQSQKNIFMLIAVVIIIVACSNIISMLIILVNDKKVEIGILRSMGASSKSIALIFGLAGAAIGVFGSVLGILAAVLTLKHLGTLIAFLSRLQGYDMFNTAFYGQILPHELSYEALLFVFGATCAISLLAGIVPAVKACLLRPSQILRSSGG, from the coding sequence ATGTTTGAGCTTTCTGTCGCCTGCAAATACCTAATTCCTCGCCGGCGACAGCTCTCTGTTTCCATCATCAGCCTTATTTCCGTGCTGGTGATTACACTCGTTGTTTGGTTAATCGTCGTTTTTTTTTCTGTCACTGACGGATTAGAAAAAAACTGGATTCACAAATTAACGGCTCTTACAGCTCCTGTACGCATTACCCCTACCGACGCCTATTACAATTCTTATTACTATCAGGTTGACAGCCTAAGCGAAAACTCTGGCTACAGCCATAAGACTATTCGCGAAAAAAAAGAATTCGCTTTAGACGATCCTTACAATCCAGATTATGATGAAGAGATTCCTTCTCACTGGCCTACACCCGATCGCCAGCCTGATGGATCGCTGAAAAACCTTGTCCATCTAGCCTACGCCTCTATCGACGAACTTCAAGGTATTTCAGGCCTAAAGGCACAAGACTTTGAGCTGACTGCAGGGCACATTCGCATCCGTCTTTTAAGAGACATGGCTGTCATGCATGCCCACAATCTCTACGGAGGAACGACTCAATCTTATCTTGCCTACCCCTCTTATCTGGGTAATTTCGAATCAGACAATCCCAATCTCGGTCAAACACTCCTGCCGCTGGAAGCCAAAGATCTCAATAACTACCTACAACTGATCGCCATAGCCGAAAGCACAAAAGAAGACCAGGCAGATGAAAAAGTGCTTTTCAATGCAGACACTGTACAAAAGCGCTTGAAAGCTTTTTTTGATCAGGTCACTGTCAACCAATTGCAAGCCCGCTCCTTTGGCTGGACCATTCCGCGCTCACTACTCCCCACTACCGGAAAATGGGAAGGTTGTGCCGTCCTGAAAGAGCAGACTGTTTTGCGCGTTGTCATTCCAAGCAACTCCTCTAGCTGCTCAGACATAAAAAAAGCACTCGAGGAGCAAGGGTTGAGTGTTTTAAAAGGACAATTGAATCTCGATCAAGGCGTTCTGACTTTTACTCAGCCTGATCAAGCGATTCACTCCCTATCGAAGCGCATACCCATCACATTTGCCGCCGGAACTCCATTTTCGGCGCATCTAGTCACTGATTCTCTGGAACAGGCAAAAAAACTTGATGACATTAAATTCGAAGTAGAACTTCCTCTTCAAGGCGACATTCTCAAGGGAGTTGTTCCCTTTCGAGGCCTAGAAATTGCTTCAGCCCAATTCAGCTTTTCCTACCCCGACAATGCTTCGACGACTCCTTTTTGGATCCACCAAAACCTTCCCTCACTCCGCTATACCCTTCCCAAAGATTCAGATGTCGGCGAAGGAATCGTTTTACCAAAGAGTTTTAGAGAAGCGGGCGTCTTAGCCGGTGATCGCGGTCATTTAAGTTATTTTGCTGCAACAGCAAGCCTCCTGCAAGAGCAGCATTTACCCGTCTATGTAGCAGGGTTTTATGATCCAGGCATTATTCCAATTGGCGGTAAATTCATTTTAGCCAGCCCTGAAGCAACATCTATTATCAGAGCTTCACACCAGCAAGATGACAAAGCGGCTTTAACTAATGGAATCAATATCCGCTTCGATCGTTTAGAACAGGCTGAGGAGGTAAAAACTCAACTCCTTAAAGCTTTTCAAGCAAAAGGAATTAGCCGCTACTGGGATGTACAGACCTATCGAGAATATGAATTTACAAAGGAAATCCTTCAGGAGCTGCAAAGCCAGAAGAATATTTTCATGCTCATCGCAGTTGTAATTATCATTGTGGCATGCTCCAACATCATTTCCATGCTGATCATTCTCGTAAACGACAAGAAGGTTGAAATAGGCATCCTTCGTTCGATGGGAGCCTCTTCCAAAAGCATCGCTCTGATTTTTGGACTAGCAGGAGCGGCCATTGGCGTCTTTGGAAGCGTTCTTGGCATTTTAGCTGCCGTTTTGACTTTGAAGCACTTGGGAACATTAATAGCTTTCCTCAGCCGTCTACAAGGCTATGACATGTTTAACACTGCTTTTTATGGGCAAATTTTGCCTCATGAATTAAGCTACGAAGCCTTATTATTCGTTTTTGGAGCAACTTGCGCCATTTCTTTATTGGCTGGTATTGTCCCTGCAGTCAAAGCCTGCTTACTCCGCCCCTCACAAATACTGAGATCCTCAGGAGGTTAG
- a CDS encoding trans-sulfuration enzyme family protein: MKFATKAIHMGWEPDPVTGSVMPPIYMTSTFELDAPGISRGFDYTRANNPNFVILEKTLASLEEATYATVFSSGIGALMALTSTLVSGDKVVAIDGVYGGTYRLFTQILNKFGVEFINLFSTSIDDIEKALIEHKPKWLLFETPTNPLMNLFDIEALSQLARKHGVLSVVDNTFASPYCQNPLRWGADIVWHSTTKYIGGHSDVLGGAIMTNNGELKKSLDFARKTLGLNPSPFDCWLITRGVKTLAVRMEQHQKNALTLAQFLEKHPKVRQVNYPGLPSTPSHHLAKKQMRAFNGMLSAEFNLSLEATLKMIASYRYFTLAESLGGVESLVSHPVTMTHAIIPKEERERLGLRDGLIRFSVGLEEASDLIEDLSRGLES; this comes from the coding sequence ATGAAATTTGCCACAAAGGCTATTCACATGGGGTGGGAGCCGGATCCTGTCACTGGATCTGTCATGCCACCTATTTATATGACCTCTACCTTTGAACTCGACGCCCCAGGCATAAGCCGGGGCTTTGACTATACGCGCGCCAACAATCCCAATTTTGTCATTTTAGAAAAAACGCTAGCCTCCTTGGAAGAGGCAACTTATGCAACAGTCTTTTCATCGGGAATCGGAGCTTTAATGGCCCTAACATCCACTCTTGTCAGTGGTGATAAGGTTGTAGCTATCGATGGAGTATATGGGGGAACGTACCGCCTCTTCACGCAGATTCTAAATAAATTCGGCGTCGAATTTATTAATCTTTTTTCAACCTCTATCGATGACATTGAAAAAGCGCTGATCGAACATAAGCCTAAATGGTTGCTTTTTGAAACGCCGACTAATCCCCTCATGAACCTCTTCGACATCGAAGCACTCTCTCAACTTGCAAGAAAACATGGTGTTTTAAGCGTTGTCGATAATACCTTTGCCTCTCCTTATTGCCAAAATCCCTTGAGATGGGGAGCCGATATCGTTTGGCACAGCACAACAAAATACATTGGTGGTCACTCAGATGTATTGGGGGGTGCTATCATGACAAATAATGGAGAACTTAAAAAAAGCCTGGATTTTGCAAGAAAAACCCTCGGCCTCAATCCAAGCCCTTTTGATTGCTGGCTAATCACAAGAGGCGTCAAGACCCTCGCTGTCCGCATGGAACAACATCAGAAGAACGCACTTACTCTCGCCCAATTTTTAGAAAAGCATCCTAAAGTTAGGCAAGTCAATTACCCCGGACTTCCCTCTACCCCCTCTCATCATCTTGCTAAAAAACAAATGAGAGCCTTTAATGGGATGTTGTCTGCCGAATTCAACCTTTCATTAGAAGCAACCTTGAAGATGATCGCTTCCTATCGCTATTTCACGCTAGCAGAAAGTTTAGGCGGGGTCGAGTCATTGGTCAGCCATCCCGTTACGATGACACACGCCATCATACCCAAAGAAGAGCGCGAGCGCCTTGGCTTACGCGATGGGCTCATCCGCTTTTCTGTCGGCTTAGAAGAAGCTTCTGATTTAATAGAAGACCTGTCCCGAGGACTAGAATCCTAG
- a CDS encoding thioredoxin domain-containing protein has translation MNKAKTINWSFWIVGLALIAGLILSILSWLELCVEHCSANQHYRLFGFPFASVGMAFFITTMVIHFSSKQSPLLKTITGWLIAMALGSEIMFILIQKFQIGHWCPVCLSIAVSIAIAGLALSWDYIKTIYSDIQQGNRGNIMSKIKQGLTSFSFILLGFLMAFIGVGKSNEAEAAVTDMKGRLAFGSKTSPVEVYFVTDWFCPSCKKVEPQIEKIFPTLQSQVAFYFIDYPIHKKSLNFTPYNLAFLINSKPQYLKARQALAELTDKTETPTDNDIAKAVKPYNIPFKELSFLDVKTGMEFFDKIVEKYNLNATPTIIITNTKSNKVIKFEGRDEISEEKILEAIESMNKAA, from the coding sequence ATGAATAAAGCAAAAACGATAAATTGGAGTTTCTGGATTGTGGGACTCGCTTTGATAGCGGGGCTTATTTTATCAATTTTATCTTGGCTGGAACTTTGTGTTGAGCACTGCTCTGCCAATCAACATTACCGCTTATTTGGTTTTCCTTTTGCTTCTGTTGGAATGGCTTTTTTCATCACAACGATGGTGATCCATTTTAGTTCTAAACAATCTCCATTGTTGAAAACGATAACAGGCTGGTTAATTGCGATGGCATTGGGATCAGAAATCATGTTTATTTTGATTCAAAAGTTCCAAATTGGGCATTGGTGTCCTGTTTGCCTAAGTATTGCCGTTTCCATTGCAATTGCAGGACTCGCCCTATCTTGGGATTACATTAAAACAATCTATTCAGATATACAACAAGGCAACCGAGGTAACATCATGAGCAAAATCAAACAAGGATTAACATCTTTTTCTTTCATTCTCTTAGGTTTTTTAATGGCTTTTATTGGAGTTGGTAAATCGAATGAAGCAGAAGCGGCGGTGACAGATATGAAAGGAAGGCTTGCATTTGGTTCTAAAACGAGCCCTGTCGAAGTCTATTTTGTTACAGACTGGTTTTGCCCTTCCTGCAAAAAAGTTGAGCCTCAAATAGAAAAGATATTTCCCACGCTTCAATCTCAAGTAGCCTTTTACTTTATCGATTATCCAATCCATAAGAAGAGTCTCAATTTTACGCCTTATAACTTGGCATTTCTGATTAACTCGAAGCCTCAATATTTAAAGGCTCGCCAAGCATTGGCAGAACTGACCGACAAGACTGAGACCCCGACAGATAATGACATCGCGAAAGCAGTAAAGCCTTACAATATTCCATTTAAGGAATTGTCTTTCTTGGACGTTAAAACAGGCATGGAATTTTTCGATAAGATCGTTGAGAAATACAATTTAAATGCGACTCCTACGATTATCATCACAAACACCAAGAGCAATAAAGTGATCAAATTTGAAGGAAGAGATGAAATCAGTGAGGAGAAAATTCTCGAAGCGATTGAATCTATGAATAAGGCAGCTTAA
- the rpmG gene encoding 50S ribosomal protein L33 gives MASKREKIKMKSSKSHFHYYTTKNKTSTPGRLALTKYDPVIRERVEFKETK, from the coding sequence ATGGCTAGTAAACGTGAAAAAATCAAAATGAAAAGTTCTAAAAGTCACTTTCATTATTACACGACAAAAAACAAAACATCAACACCTGGGCGTTTGGCATTAACAAAATACGATCCAGTTATCCGTGAAAGAGTTGAATTCAAAGAAACAAAATAA
- a CDS encoding ABC transporter ATP-binding protein: MHESAQTHPILEAQDIQKTFHHPVSVKILQSINLKVSAGESVAIIGRSGEGKSTLLQILGTLEQPCHGSLKINNQEVGSSNRTHFRNQFIGFIFQSFHLLEDYTALENVVMPARIARQDISKGSAGEQRGMELLAKVGLAERAHFNTKLLSGGEKQRVALARAMCNDPKIIFADEPSGNLDRQTATLIHDILLGFVADQQKALILVTHDKELAKLCSTQYELINGRLYLSSAS, encoded by the coding sequence ATGCACGAATCTGCTCAAACTCACCCCATTCTGGAAGCTCAAGATATCCAAAAGACCTTCCACCACCCAGTGTCAGTCAAAATCTTGCAAAGTATCAATCTGAAGGTCTCAGCCGGGGAATCAGTGGCCATCATTGGGCGATCAGGCGAAGGCAAAAGCACCTTATTGCAGATTTTGGGTACCCTTGAACAGCCTTGTCACGGTTCTTTAAAAATTAATAATCAGGAAGTTGGTTCATCTAATCGCACACACTTTCGCAACCAATTCATCGGATTTATTTTTCAGTCTTTCCATCTGCTCGAAGATTACACGGCATTGGAAAACGTAGTCATGCCTGCACGCATTGCGCGCCAAGACATTTCAAAAGGCAGCGCTGGTGAGCAAAGAGGAATGGAGCTGTTAGCAAAGGTTGGATTAGCCGAACGCGCTCACTTCAACACCAAGCTCTTATCCGGAGGCGAAAAGCAACGCGTCGCACTAGCAAGAGCCATGTGCAATGACCCCAAAATTATTTTTGCAGACGAGCCTTCGGGAAATTTAGATCGGCAAACAGCCACCCTCATCCATGACATTTTGCTAGGTTTTGTAGCCGATCAGCAAAAAGCACTCATCCTCGTTACACATGATAAAGAGCTTGCTAAACTTTGCTCGACGCAGTATGAGCTCATCAATGGACGCCTATACCTCTCGAGCGCAAGCTAG
- the tsaD gene encoding tRNA (adenosine(37)-N6)-threonylcarbamoyltransferase complex transferase subunit TsaD: MLVLGIESTCDETACAIVRDGQDILANVVASQIDLHDEYGGVVPELACRRHIDLMIPVIEQAREQAKISLDDIDLIAVAHGPGLIGALLIGLNTAKALSFALQKPFIGVNHVEAHLYAALMSNPQTVEFPCLGVVLSGGHTALVLINQIGEYELIGQTVDDAVGEAFDKVAKMLDLPYPGGPQIEQLARLGNPQRHSFKAGQVKGHPLDFSFSGLKTAVLYTIRGPKGQGSDIVLTDADKTDIAASFQQAALEDIVKKTLSAANRHGIKTLLFGGGVTNNQHLRHLFQVAAPSFNYCWPSAGLSLDNAAMIAGLGYHRYRLQGKGDEMELEPLVRIPFHSKP; the protein is encoded by the coding sequence ATGCTCGTTTTAGGAATTGAAAGCACGTGTGATGAAACGGCCTGCGCGATTGTGCGTGATGGCCAAGATATTTTGGCAAATGTTGTTGCATCGCAAATCGACCTGCACGACGAGTACGGCGGCGTCGTTCCAGAACTTGCCTGCAGGCGCCACATCGATCTCATGATTCCTGTAATCGAGCAGGCTCGCGAACAAGCAAAAATCTCGTTAGATGACATCGACTTAATTGCCGTCGCCCACGGCCCTGGGTTAATCGGCGCTTTGCTGATCGGGCTCAACACCGCCAAGGCTTTATCGTTTGCACTGCAAAAACCCTTTATCGGAGTTAACCACGTTGAAGCGCATCTCTATGCAGCTTTAATGTCTAATCCCCAAACCGTCGAATTCCCCTGTCTTGGCGTCGTCCTATCGGGAGGGCATACGGCTCTCGTCTTAATCAACCAAATCGGCGAATACGAACTCATCGGGCAAACGGTTGATGATGCGGTCGGCGAGGCCTTTGATAAAGTTGCCAAGATGCTAGATTTGCCTTATCCGGGCGGTCCGCAGATCGAACAACTGGCCCGTTTGGGCAATCCTCAGCGGCATTCATTCAAGGCTGGCCAGGTTAAAGGGCATCCCCTAGACTTTTCCTTCAGCGGACTCAAAACTGCCGTGCTATATACCATTAGAGGACCCAAAGGACAAGGAAGCGACATCGTTTTAACAGACGCGGACAAAACCGATATCGCCGCTTCCTTCCAGCAAGCGGCCTTAGAAGACATCGTCAAAAAAACGCTCTCGGCCGCCAATCGGCACGGAATTAAAACGCTTTTATTTGGCGGAGGAGTTACCAATAACCAACACTTACGTCACCTCTTTCAAGTAGCCGCCCCCTCCTTTAATTATTGCTGGCCATCTGCTGGACTCAGTCTGGACAATGCCGCCATGATTGCTGGTTTGGGGTATCACCGCTATCGTTTGCAAGGAAAAGGAGATGAAATGGAACTCGAGCCACTCGTCCGGATTCCTTTTCATTCAAAACCTTGA
- a CDS encoding glucose-6-phosphate dehydrogenase assembly protein OpcA gives MDTKENVASTNIQAELNRLWDTQPGSSKAKACLFNLIIYTQETCRSDYFKDMVRMIIEQFPCRIIFIQGDRSTHDSYLRVHVSAETGKDKRGMACDQILIEAAGKDLSRVPYLILPLFIPGLPIYLLWGEDPTTENTVLPHLQKFATRLIFDSECTEDLQHFSQIMQQKLNSSSIQVVDMNWARIGGWREILAQTFDSKERLAQLASVQYVKIIYNDLHSPFFRHPDTQAIYLQAWLASRLGWKFIKSEKKENTLVLNYQGQQDPIQIDLVADTRTDLLPEDIIAAEVSNQKNYICNLMRQGNNQVVVHASNQYQCELPFTLWLPTIRSGRSFMQEIFYQKVSDHYSEMLNLISKTKWS, from the coding sequence ATGGATACTAAAGAAAATGTTGCATCTACTAACATTCAAGCAGAATTAAATCGCCTTTGGGATACACAGCCAGGTTCATCGAAAGCCAAAGCGTGCTTATTCAATCTGATTATTTATACTCAAGAAACGTGCCGCTCCGATTATTTCAAAGACATGGTCCGGATGATCATTGAGCAGTTTCCGTGCAGGATTATTTTCATTCAGGGCGACCGCTCAACGCACGACTCCTACTTGCGCGTCCACGTTTCAGCGGAAACTGGAAAAGACAAGCGAGGGATGGCTTGCGATCAAATCCTAATAGAAGCTGCTGGAAAAGATTTATCTCGGGTTCCTTACTTAATTTTGCCCTTATTTATTCCGGGACTGCCCATTTATCTACTTTGGGGAGAAGATCCAACGACCGAAAATACTGTTCTCCCGCATCTGCAAAAATTTGCCACACGGCTCATATTCGATTCAGAATGCACAGAGGACCTGCAACACTTCAGCCAGATCATGCAACAAAAACTCAATTCGTCATCGATTCAAGTGGTCGACATGAACTGGGCCCGCATTGGGGGTTGGCGCGAAATTTTAGCTCAAACGTTCGACAGCAAAGAGCGGCTGGCGCAGCTTGCCTCCGTTCAATATGTCAAAATTATTTACAATGATCTGCATTCCCCTTTCTTTCGGCATCCCGATACACAAGCGATCTACTTGCAAGCGTGGCTAGCATCGAGGCTTGGCTGGAAATTTATCAAGAGTGAAAAAAAAGAGAATACCCTCGTTCTCAACTATCAAGGGCAACAAGATCCTATACAGATTGATCTAGTAGCCGACACAAGAACTGACCTACTCCCAGAAGACATCATAGCGGCCGAAGTATCCAATCAAAAAAACTACATCTGCAATCTCATGCGCCAAGGGAATAACCAAGTCGTCGTGCATGCATCGAATCAATATCAATGCGAGCTCCCCTTTACCCTATGGCTTCCAACGATTCGATCAGGACGAAGCTTTATGCAAGAAATCTTTTATCAAAAGGTAAGCGATCACTACTCAGAGATGCTGAACCTGATTAGCAAGACAAAATGGAGTTAG
- the pgl gene encoding 6-phosphogluconolactonase: protein MAGLQWKAAIKSLDERRDIIIPGNMEKTIHFCVQQFLETGREAIEERGLFTLALSGGQTPNAIFKELSNPSYQKALDWTKVLCFWSDERSVPPTDPESNYAMAMKSGLAKLPLPQENIFRMVAENDIEENALAYEELIREKVPSVSFDLLMLGMGEDGHTASLFPRTHGLHTKDRLVIANYIPQKHTWRMSLTYECIHAAKVISIYAMGKNKSEMVAQALTSAYDPDNIPIQRVGTPHHKALWILDNEASEKLLHVLGLS, encoded by the coding sequence ATGGCAGGACTTCAATGGAAAGCCGCAATTAAATCGCTGGATGAAAGACGGGATATTATCATTCCGGGCAATATGGAAAAGACTATTCACTTTTGCGTTCAACAGTTTTTAGAAACTGGGCGTGAGGCAATCGAAGAAAGGGGTCTTTTTACCCTTGCTTTGTCAGGTGGACAAACGCCAAATGCCATCTTCAAAGAACTTAGTAATCCATCTTATCAAAAAGCGCTTGATTGGACAAAAGTTCTTTGTTTTTGGAGCGATGAACGCAGCGTCCCGCCAACTGATCCTGAAAGTAATTATGCCATGGCCATGAAATCAGGACTGGCAAAGCTGCCCCTGCCCCAAGAAAATATTTTCCGGATGGTAGCAGAGAACGACATTGAAGAAAACGCTCTCGCATACGAAGAACTGATTCGCGAGAAAGTTCCATCGGTAAGCTTCGACTTGTTAATGCTAGGCATGGGCGAAGATGGACATACAGCCTCGCTTTTTCCACGCACACACGGACTTCACACTAAAGATCGCTTAGTAATCGCCAATTATATTCCGCAAAAACATACGTGGCGCATGTCTTTAACCTATGAATGCATTCATGCTGCCAAGGTTATTTCCATCTACGCCATGGGAAAAAATAAAAGCGAAATGGTTGCGCAAGCCTTAACTTCTGCCTATGATCCTGATAACATCCCCATTCAACGCGTCGGAACGCCACACCACAAGGCGCTTTGGATTTTGGACAATGAGGCCAGTGAAAAGCTTTTGCACGTTTTAGGTTTGTCTTAA